CCACGGGATCATGAAGGCGATTGCTGCGTTGGAGCCGCATGAGGATAAAGAGCGGTTTCCGTGAGGCGTAAAACGTAATTCGTAATCCGTGATGCGTGAAACGTGATGTTTTACGTTTCACGTTTCACGTTTTACGCCCACCGCATCCTGGAGCCTCCTCAGCCCAGCTCGTCCGAGCCGCTCGCGCAGCCCCAGCACGATGTCTCGAACAATGCCGGGCCCCTCATAGACCAATCCCGTATAGACCTGAACCAGGCTGGCCCCCGCGACGATCTTTTCCCAGGCATCCGCCGCGTCGAAGATGCCTCCGACTCCGATGATCGGCAGCCGGCCGGCTGTTTGCCGCCCAATATGGCGGACGATCTCCGTGCTTCGTTCGCGCAAGGGCCGACCGCTCAATCCGCCTTCCTGGGCATAGATTCGGCGTGAGTGCGGGTGGGTGGTCTCGGTGCGCGCAATCGTAGTGTTGGTCGCGACGATTCCGGCGATTCGCCGCGAGTCCGCCAGTGCAAGGATTTCATCCACCGCTTCGAAGGAAAGGTCCGGCGCGACCTTCACGAGAATCGGCTTTCCCAATTCGCGATTGGCCATTGGCGATTGGCGATTGGCGATTGGCGATTGGCGATTGGAAATTGTGCACGATGGCTTGGGGAGTTCGGAGGCATTCCCTTCGCCGGTGGAAGCGGCCTCTTTCCGGTTGACCTCTTGAACGGCGACAAGGATTTCGTCGAGCGCGGCTTTGTCCTGCAATTGCCGCAAATTCGGCGTGTT
This genomic stretch from Verrucomicrobiota bacterium harbors:
- a CDS encoding quinone-dependent dihydroorotate dehydrogenase, with product MSWFYRRFVRPVLFERDSESIHDWTLQRLASVSRNRILCEAVAAFFDPPELPVRLWGLSFPNPVGLAAGMDKFAAALPAWTALGFGFSELGGVTWHAQPGNPTPRLFRAIADEALINRMGFNNPGAEALAKTLSEWRGARGRPKHPVGINLGKSKITPLDKAAGDYAASLHVLWPHADFFVVNVSSPNTPNLRQLQDKAALDEILVAVQEVNRKEAASTGEGNASELPKPSCTISNRQSPIANRQSPMANRELGKPILVKVAPDLSFEAVDEILALADSRRIAGIVATNTTIARTETTHPHSRRIYAQEGGLSGRPLRERSTEIVRHIGRQTAGRLPIIGVGGIFDAADAWEKIVAGASLVQVYTGLVYEGPGIVRDIVLGLRERLGRAGLRRLQDAVGVKRET